The Indicator indicator isolate 239-I01 chromosome 21, UM_Iind_1.1, whole genome shotgun sequence region CTCCAAGGAGGAAGTGATGGAGAATGTCTCTGGCTAATCCCTGGCCCTGTTTTGGGGCCTTTTGCAGCCCTTGACCTGGTGCTGTAAGGTGAAGTGAAAGGGTCTGGGCAGCAGGACTACTCTGTGTGGACCTCAAGGAGAACTGAGAGGCTGGTCACACTGAAACATCCTGCTAGGGGGTcggtgctgctggaggcagggctgtgggctgggctgagcaggctgtgggctggaggatctctgCTGACCAAGATCTCCATGCTGTGTTTTGGGGCCAGGAAGATGCTGCTTCGTACAGGCACTTGGGTGCCCTCCTGCGCCACTGCCTCATGATCTCTGCTGACGGAGAGGACCGGACAGAGGAGTTCCACAGGTCtgttagggctgggtgctgattTCCACCACAAGCTGCTGTCCCCAAGTCAGATCCTGCCTGACCTGTCCTCCACTTGTCTGGTGATTGCTAAGGTTGCTGCTGGCCAGCAGATGACCTTTGGTTTGGCCTGGGGGTTCCTCACGTGGAACAAACAGTCCTGCCACACTGTGGGCCAAGCCAcagcctcctgggcagcagaagTTGTCTCCAAGCCTGCCTGACCCCAGGGGCCATATTCAATATTCAACATCAGTCCTCCTCAGCAGGGCTACCTGCTTCAGTGGACAGCTTGTCAGAGCAGATGTTTGGCTCTTTCATTAGAGGGTCCATGGGGTGGCCTTAGTTAACTGCCTGTCCCTTGAGCCATGATGGGAAATTGTCCATGTCCCTTTGCTGAGCATTATTGGCCCAGGAGTGTCAGCTTTCAGCAGGTGACACTATCCTGTCCCAAAGAAACCTGCAGACAAAGGAATCCTTAGCAATGCACTGCATGAGCTGTCATGGTGAGAAGGGAGCAACACAGCATAAAACCTTAGAGAAAGGCCTTTGACCAGCCAGGCTGGTCCATGGTTTCTTCTTTGCCATTGGAATCCCTTTGGGCTCCCACCAAACAGTTCAACCACCCAAAAAGCAGCTCAAGTGATCTCTTGCTGGTGGTGTGAGGAGCTTGGGATGCAGTCAAAGGGCAGCTTGGGTCTCAGGGTTGTCACCTTCCTAGGAGTTAGTAATAAACCTTCATGTCCAGACAGCTGGAGAACTTCTGCACAAAGATCCATAGCTGGGTTCCCTTTCTCTGTCCTGTCCTCAGTCACACTGTGAAccttctgggcaacctgccccTGAAGTGTCTGGATGTCCTCCTGACCCCCAAAGTCTGCCCAGGCTCCTTGGAGTACATGGGGGTCAACATGGACGCAGTCAGCATCCTGCTGGACTTCCTGGAGCGACGCCTGGACAGGGtgagctgggaggctgctgtggggctcTATCACTTCTCCTTCTcaagctctgtgctgggcactgctccttcagccttgggaagcccagtgccagcaccacTGGGGCACCAGCAGGGCGTAGTTAGTCTGCAGAGGTGCCTTTGGAGAAGGTGGGGGGGTCAGCAGAAGCAAAACTGCTGTGGTTGGTGGGATTGAAACATCTGTCCACTGGGGAGGTGACttcatgggctgcaggcagagactGCCTGAACAGTAGCTGATCAGCTGGGGGATGGAAAGAGTGATTGACTCAGCTCAGCAGTGACCCCATGGCAAGCTTCTGGAAGCTGACTTTGCACGATTCCCAAGCTGGCTTGTGGGTTTAGCTCTCTGGAGCTGTTCTAAAGGGCCTTCACCACTGCActttcctgctctggatgcCCTCCACAAGTGGTCTTGGCACTGCTGCCCCACAAGGCAGGACTTGGGAAACAATGAGCTGGAGGAGTGGTGGAGTACTGAAGTCCTGTAGCAAGGCTGGAGCTCTTCAGtgtccagctctctgctgatgTTCTCACGTTCTCCAGCCCAAGCTGGAGGTGACTGAGGTGTTTGCGTTGTGGGCACCTCTGCAGGGCCacaagctgaaggagagctTGACCCCCGTGCTGAACCTGCTGACAGAGAGCGCCCGAGTCCACCGCCAGACCAGGAAGTTCCTGAAGGCAAAGGTACCCTGTGCTGGACCCAGGGCTGAGTGGTGCTGCTctgaggggagagcagagcagcaagctCCCAGACCAGTGCCCTCCTCCCAGCACACCTCCGCCCAGACCTCCCCTGTCCTTCCACCAGCTCCTGATGCACAGAGGGGCTTGAGGCCTTTGGTACCCCCAGATATTTTTCCACCTCTCCCACGCTTTGTGGATTCCTTAGCTTTAGTTGCTGTGTGAGGCTCCTGCTCCCCGTGCTCTGCCCGGCTTGCTGGTGCTGTGCCAGCGCGGCTGAGGTGCCCTGGCCGTGCAGGTGCTGCCGCCGCTGCGGGACGTGCGGAACCGGCCGGAGGTGGGGAGCTCGCTGCGGAACAAGCTGGTGCGGCTGATGACTCACATCGACACCGACGTCAAGCACTGCGCTGCAGAGTTCCTCTTCGTGCTCTGCAAGGAGAGTGGTGAGCAACGAGGCCGGCCCCGCACCGGGAGCCCTGCCCggggagccctgcaggggaggcACAGGGTGGTCTGTCTGTGCCCTGTGccatgtccctgcagggggcTGAGGGTGGTCTGtctgtgccctgtgccctgtccctgcagggggctgggggtggtctgtctgtgccctgtccctgcaggggaggCACGGGGTGGTCTGTCtgtgccctgtccctgcagggaaggCTGGGGGTGGTCTGTCtgtgccctgtccctgcaggggaggCACAGGGTGGTCTGTCtgtgccctgtccctgcaggggaggCACAGGGTGGTCTGTCtgtgccctgtccctgcagggaaggCACAGGGTGGTCTGTCtgtgccctgtccctgcagggggctGAGGGTGGTCTCTCTGTCCCCCAGTGTCACGCTTTGTCAAGTACACAGGCTATGGGAACGCTGCCGGGCTGCTGGCTGCACGCGGCCTCATGGccggtgggagggaggagggagaataCTCAGAGGATGAAGACACTGACACCGAGGAGTACAAGGAGGCAAAGCCCAAGTAAAGTAGCCTGATCCCTCTCCACAGCACCTGCTTCCTCCCCTGACTGTGCTCTCCCTTTCCTCACCTgccacctccctcatcctgctttcACATGCACGTTCCCTTCCCCATTGCTTGCCACTTCCACCCCACTCCTGTTCAGGCTCCTTGCCTGTGCcggggctggaacatctccatgctaggctgtggtgctgtgggtgtGCTGTGTGTGCCTTCAGCCAGAGCCTGTCCTGCACAAACCTGCTCATGGTGTACTGTTGGCAGTGGAGCTCTAACCCACATCTCACACCTGGGGCttctgctgagagctggggtgAGGGTGGTTGGAAGAGCTGCTTGCTCCTCTCCGTCCCcagagcactgtgctgctgcagtcagttTGGTTTGGTCTTTAATTTGGCTGCTagagggtggtggtgtttgAGAGTGAGGGGTGTAcaggcagagctccagcaccgtGCTCAGCTGTGGCTTCCATGCTTCACAGCATCCTGTTCCCTGTGCTCTACAAGTTGGGTCTGGGGGTTCTTTGTCTGTGTCAGGTTTTTGCCTCCTGACTTAAGAAGAGGCACCAAGAGCCTCCTGTCCTTGTATTCCTGATTTAAAGCTGCTCTGAAGAGCTGGCAGGGTGGGATGTTGCTGACAGAGAaacaggaggggtttggaggggggACAGAGAGGGGTGGGAAGCACCATGGCTGCAGTGTGATAGGGCTTGGGGGTGGTgaggtgagcagcagcaacagacagctctgccctggtgctCCTCtactcagcaggagcagagaagattcTTGCACAGCCCTTTTGTCAGCTCTCTGCTTTACCTCCCTCTCCTTGCAGCATTAACCCTGTGACAGGCCGTGTGGAGGAGAAGCTTCCCAACCCCATGGAGGGGATGactgaggagcagaaggagtACGAAGCCATGAAGCTGGTCAACATGTTTGACAAACTCTCCAGGTACTGTGAGGTGCTCTGTTCCTGCCTGCCTTGGCACCTGCCTGTGACTCACCACAGAGCTTTGAGGCTGTTCCCCAGGCCAGCcctgcctgaagggatcccacaTAGGAGGTTACAGGGGGAAGTTCCCCTGAGCTGGGCCCTGCAGGGGTAGGTGCTACAGGCCCCACACAGCAATGCCACACTGGCAGCTGCAGAACTCCTCTGTGTGTTTGCACTGTCTGCAGGCAcctgctgcctccccagctctgtccaggagctcagcaggagcagcagctgctgtcctggCCAGGAAGTGGTGCTGTGGGGGCAGATGGCAGCCAGTGCCAccaccctgctccctgcaggagtGCTGTCTCCAGTTGGCTTTCATCCACCTGTTAGCAGGTGCCAGAGAGGAACCTGCAGGCTGTCAGCTGGGGTCAGGCCAAGGATGGGGACATCCCCAGGACATTGAGTGCCTCTTTCCAGACTGTGCAGAGGGGGcaatgctgctgccagcaagtGCACTCCTCCTCTGGCAGTTCTGTACCACGGAGCAGGACCCCAGGATGGAGCCTGTTTGAGGCATGGCACAGGTGTGGGCTGTGCTCACCCTGTTGGGGGttctgcagctggcagtggtcttggtgctgccctgggggtgttctggGCAGCTTCCAccagccctctgctgctgctgctctgtgtctgtGGGGTCAGCTGCAGACCTGTGCCGTCTTCCtcacctggctgcagggagcaggtgaTCCAGCCCATGGGCATCACACCGAGCGGCAGCCTGGCACCCATGGAGAACACCATCCGCAGCATGGCCGACGAGAGGGACTCCTCCGACTCGGACATGGGGCTGGACTGACCCCTacccctcccccagcctcacagagctgggcagcctctgcctgccctccttccagagctggtgctgcagcagaggctgccacTGGGCCAGGACTCTCCCTGTGGGATCTGGATCCAGCCTGGGCCCCTCACCGTCCGCTGCAAGGAacacctcctgcctcctcccagctccaccaCACCTCTCCTTCCAGAGGTCTCCATGGCCTGGCTGCACCTCAGTCTCTCCTATCAGCACCTGTGAGGATCCCACACTCCAAACTGCTTCCAGGACTCTCCAGTAGGACTCTTTGATTTAAGGTGCAGGATGTTTGGGAAGGGGGAgcgagggggggaggggaaggtctTTGTCATGGCATtgaggctcagcagagcagctcaggtcTGTGCCAGTGCTCCTGCATGGCCCTGTGCAgtgggagctgctccccaggagtGCAGGCAGGATAAGGGGGGCTGCAGTGGGGTGCCAGGAGCTGTTCCTGGgggccaggggctgcagggtggcccagcagcagtggaggctgcagctgtgtgctggaggctCAAGTGTGCCCTGGGGAGGTGAGCAAAGCCTTGGTGTGCATCTTGGTGCCAGTcacaggacaggagcaggcagggggctGCCAGGCACACTCCTGCTCAGCCTCTagctgtgggcagctgccaCAGCTCAGTTGTTGGTGTTGGCCTTTCCCCATCTCTCACTTCCCAAAGGAAAAGCCAaatcctgtccctgctgctgcctcctctgctgATCCCTACAAGCCACTGCTGTCTGCTCCcagggtgatgctgctcctgtTCCTCGCTCTGGCttacatttggggtttttttttctcctgttttatttgtttgttctttttaaagaaaatggttttaaagaaaaagcttccAGTTTGTCTCATGTACCAGAGTTCCAAAGCCTCCTGTCACAAGCAGGGACGCAGAGGTGATGTTAGAATAAAGCAAACCTGCTGCGTGGTGCTGACTGGTCCACTGGTGGAGCTCCAGGGCAGGAAATGTCTCTGGCTgactcctggctctgctccatcaccctgAGCTTCACAGCTTTAGCTGGGAGGTGAAGCTAAGCCAGAACCTTGCCCTGTGCCACAGCCAACTGCAACCAGAGCATCCCAAAGTCAGGGAATGTTGAGGCGGGGGGATGGCAAAATGATATTTGCCCAACCTCTGGGCCTCACCACACAGGtttgttcctcctcttcttcccaagTCCTCTGTACTGGCTGGAAATGGTGCCCCCAGCTCCAGgttctgccagcacagcagggatctgctgcttgGCTGTTGCAGGCTGTGGGGCAGCTTGATGGGTACTGGGCAGTTCTGGCTCCCTGCAgcttggcagagctgggctgggcagcaggaggggctggctgggctctgcagcaggcaggcatcCTGCCAGGCATTCAGGACACAGGACCCTaggaggctgtggggacacagtgcagggagcagagggtttgcagctgctcctccctgtgtgtttaggagctgctgcttgttcTCTGGAGGAACAATTCATGCAGGCAAGCAATGAAGGAtctctccagcagtgctgcctccagccccaggctctccccagGGTGCAGcattcctgcagggctgccccaCACAGAAAGGCTTTGGCAGGAGCTCAGCTCAGggcagtgcagctgctgctttaggGCAGCTGCATCTTTATTAAGCAAGGAGCAGGGCCACTCACCACAGCTGCCTGTGCAGGTTCAGGGCTCTGCTCtctttccagctgctgaagTGCAAGGGTAGAAGTGGAGCTGTGCTTTTAACACAGTGCTTCTGCTTTATTCTCATtttctgtggtgcttcaggCCCTGCCTTGAGGCTGCCAGGTCCTGCTCCACCAAGCCTGCCAGAGCCTTCCTGAGgctctgcaacaggctgcccagagaagctgtagaggaagtgttcaaggccaagttggatgggaacttgagcagcctgggctaggaGCTGCCCATGTCCATGGCAAGGGCTTGGAACTGAATTATCTTTAAGATCCCTCCCAACCAAACCAGTCTATACCTGGTGCAGGGACTGGCCTTGGCACAGGGCACTTTTGGCCTTACTTCTGGAGTAAGGGTTTACAAGCAGGACATGGGTTTAAAAACAACTTGTGACCCCCATTTGtgtgccctggggctgctgctgctctgcacagtgagccctgccctgctcctcctggggcTGCACACTGCAGTCCATTGCTGGGCAGGTCCTGGCTGCTCCATGTGGATGTGTTGGGATTGTGTCTGGATAAACAAATCCAAAGGGGAGCTTGTCCAGACCTCCCTGGGGGAGCAGCCAGGACACTAagtgctgagctctctgctctgcagcaggagcaatgcctgtgccaggctcctgTGCACTGCCCAGAGCAGATGAGCCCCAAGCCCTTCTTGCATcaacagctgcagagcagtgtgggaggctctggctgtgccctgggcaCAGCTTTCAGTCACAGCAACCAGGAGCAGCCTCGTGTGAGGGTGACACTGCTGCATGCTGAGGCTTTTGCCCCCCCCTCCCAGGgctctctgtggctctgcatgAACCATGGCAAACACCTGGCATGGTGTTGGGGGTGCTTAGGTCCAGTCCTGACCCAGGGCTGCCcccagagctgtggctgtgacAGGCAGAGGGTCAGCCAGGGCCACCTGGGGGTGACAATGACCCTCGTAGCCAAGCGTGGCTGCTGGGGTGATGaaactgccccagctctgccccacctgTGCCATGTGAAGTGCATCTGctggggcacagctggcagagggAGAATGTGAGGGTGGTGCCTTGGCACTGCCTGTCCCTGGGACACTGATGGGGGTGAAGGCACTGGGTGAggtgagaaagggaaaaggaatgaaaaggCAGTGGAGGGGGTGGGGACAGAATGTGTTTGAGCACCAGGGAAGGTGTGAAGCTCACAGAAACCCTTCAGGTTACATTGGCAAAAGAATTAGAACTCtttattattaaataattaACAGTGACCTGAATCAGAAGCCCTTCCAGCAGCCTGAGCCAGTGTTCCTGATCAGGAACTTGGGCAGGCAGGCCCCAGACAGCATTTGTCCCTCATTTAGTAGAGATTTCATCTGAAAAATAAACCTTAGcagtctgcagcagctggaaggtgATGACTgtggctgaggaggagctgtggAAGGAGGCAGTGGCTGCTCAGTCTGGTGGGAGCTGGAGAACTCATTCCAGGCTGTCCTGCCTCAAGGCCCGATCCTTATGGCATTTTCAGCCTCTGTTCCTTGAACAGCTGTCCCTCTACAGGGCTCAGGTGGTGGGAGGCCCAAACAGCCTGCCTGATGTGCTGGCAGGAGCCCAGGAGCTCCTGGCCCCTCCACTGGGGAAGCTCTCACAGCTGGACAtcaggggctgtgctgctggggcaagAGCCAGAGCTGTGCAAGAGAAGAGTTGCTCCTCGTGGGGCCAGTGTGGGGTGAGAtgaggatggagcagggcttggtGCTCCATCAGCTGTTCTGGAGTCTCAGGTAGGGCAGAACCAGTTTTCAGCTTTGGGCTGCGCTCCCTCCAGCTTTCCTCCTCCATGGGTGAGGGCTGTTGCTCTcctcccaggctggcagagccatGAGCATCCTGTCctgccagccagccctgggggctgtgctgctgcagggccagaGGGCTGTCCCaccactgctccctgccagcacctcctcctctgcctgtgctgggcaccaCAGGGTCTCtgttgctctccagcagcagggagacagCTCTCCTAGTTGCCTTTGGCatccagctgaaagcagaagagcagcagcacttgccAAGGTGCTTGGACCCTGGGGCCCCCTTAGATGGGGGAGGAGTTTGGTTTTCATCTGTCAGCACATTTGCTTCAgctttgtccaggggggttcagGCCAGCACAGGCCTGGCTGATCTCACATCCATACcaaagggcttggagtgataacTCAAGGGCCTGAACCAAAGACCAATAACTGCTGTTTGTTGCTGCCCCATGCTGTGCTAACACTGAATGGTGAAAATGCTAACCCCAACTCCCAgcacagtggggttggaagggacctctggagctcatccaatccaatccccctgctgaagcagctgtggTTGGCAGAGCCTCACCCTACCTTTTGGGCCCCCAACCATTCAgtcacacagctctgccctgcagcactctgctgtccagcagcagcagctttggcttGGGCTTTTCAACCTTTCTGCACCTTTCTGTGGTGCTTTTCTCCAAGCCCAGCAAGCACcaacctgctgcctgcagaacaagcccagcagagggactgaggaggggagagggggccCTGAGCCTCTTCCCaccttttctgtctctttctggaTCAATGTTTGCATCTCTtgtgcccagcccagcagctccaccagcctctccacacc contains the following coding sequences:
- the RIC8A gene encoding synembryn-A, whose protein sequence is MELRAVVATLESGEQDTVLKVLQIYNQEKAQCFTFDDEEREERKKMAQLLIKFLERELQPSCQVTCLESIRILSRDKHCLDPFTTKEGLKTLSRHAGIECSEELVRAVPDAEVVLESLKCLCNVVFSSGAAQALAAEARLVEGLAQRVRLHNERSLPHQVRFFDLRLLFLLTALRLDVRQQLARELRGVGLMTDALELTLGVKWMDPYQVAGGEGPPPPLPRQETERAMEILKVLFNITFDSSKREVDEEDAASYRHLGALLRHCLMISADGEDRTEEFHSHTVNLLGNLPLKCLDVLLTPKVCPGSLEYMGVNMDAVSILLDFLERRLDRGHKLKESLTPVLNLLTESARVHRQTRKFLKAKVLPPLRDVRNRPEVGSSLRNKLVRLMTHIDTDVKHCAAEFLFVLCKESVSRFVKYTGYGNAAGLLAARGLMAGGREEGEYSEDEDTDTEEYKEAKPNINPVTGRVEEKLPNPMEGMTEEQKEYEAMKLVNMFDKLSREQVIQPMGITPSGSLAPMENTIRSMADERDSSDSDMGLD